A part of Nesterenkonia lutea genomic DNA contains:
- a CDS encoding GntP family permease translates to MTDDLTLAFELPTPALLALALGSIILLLVLIVKVKLHAFFSLIIVSLITALAAGIGVGDVLSVVVDGFSTTVGNVALLIGFGAVLGRLVEISGGAQVLADKMLATFGEKRAPLALAVASLFYAFPIFLDAGFIVMLPVIYTVARRLGGSFMLYVLPSIGAFLMMHALTPPHPGPTAAATVMGADIGLVLIVAMMVGIPTWYFAGYRLGLVMAKGYPNFPVPNLFGESRVTEEYARPAFGTVIFALLLPLALIFYNALSNTLEADGRISEDSFGYALSQLIGPTPVALLIATLAAMYLLFIKPRRGSGGLGDAMSDLIDNALAPVCSIILITGAGGAFGAVLTATGIGGSIAEGLDAMGLPVILAGFLVAVVIRVAQGSATVAATTAGGIMAPGVMELGLDGFALAALVVAIVAGSITFSHFNDSGFWLVGRFCGFDTITTLKTWSVMATAIGFMAFFLSWGVYAIAA, encoded by the coding sequence GTGACAGATGACCTGACGCTCGCCTTCGAGCTGCCCACCCCGGCCCTGCTGGCCCTGGCGCTGGGTTCCATCATCCTGCTTCTGGTGCTGATCGTGAAGGTCAAGCTCCACGCCTTCTTCTCGCTGATCATCGTCTCGCTGATCACCGCTCTGGCGGCCGGCATCGGGGTCGGCGACGTCCTCTCCGTGGTGGTCGACGGCTTCTCCACCACAGTGGGCAACGTCGCCCTGCTCATCGGCTTCGGCGCTGTGCTCGGACGTCTGGTCGAGATCTCCGGCGGCGCTCAGGTGCTGGCGGACAAGATGCTCGCGACCTTCGGGGAGAAGCGAGCGCCCCTGGCCCTTGCCGTGGCCTCGCTGTTCTATGCCTTCCCGATCTTCCTCGACGCAGGATTCATCGTCATGCTGCCGGTGATCTACACCGTGGCGCGGCGGCTCGGCGGCAGCTTCATGCTCTATGTGCTGCCTTCCATCGGTGCATTCCTGATGATGCATGCGCTGACCCCGCCCCACCCCGGGCCGACGGCGGCCGCCACGGTCATGGGCGCAGACATCGGGCTGGTGCTGATCGTCGCCATGATGGTGGGCATCCCCACCTGGTACTTCGCTGGCTACCGCCTCGGACTGGTGATGGCCAAGGGCTACCCGAACTTTCCGGTCCCGAACCTCTTCGGCGAGTCCAGGGTCACCGAGGAGTATGCGCGGCCCGCCTTCGGCACCGTCATCTTCGCGCTGCTCCTGCCGCTGGCGCTGATCTTCTACAACGCACTGTCCAACACGCTGGAAGCTGATGGGCGGATCAGCGAGGACAGCTTCGGCTACGCGCTGTCCCAGCTCATCGGCCCCACACCGGTGGCGCTGCTGATCGCAACTCTGGCCGCGATGTACCTGCTCTTCATCAAGCCGCGCAGGGGCTCGGGCGGACTCGGCGACGCGATGTCTGACCTGATAGACAACGCGCTCGCGCCGGTCTGCTCGATCATCCTGATCACTGGTGCCGGCGGAGCCTTCGGCGCCGTGCTCACCGCCACCGGAATCGGCGGCTCCATCGCCGAGGGCCTGGACGCGATGGGGCTGCCGGTCATCCTGGCGGGCTTCCTGGTCGCCGTGGTCATCCGCGTGGCGCAGGGCTCAGCGACGGTGGCCGCGACTACAGCGGGCGGAATCATGGCTCCCGGTGTCATGGAGCTGGGACTTGACGGCTTTGCCCTCGCCGCCCTCGTGGTCGCCATCGTGGCGGGCTCGATCACCTTCTCGCACTTCAACGATTCCGGATTCTGGCTGGTGGGTCGCTTCTGCGGCTTCGACACGATCACGACCCTGAAGACCTGGTCTGTCATGGCCACCGCCATCGGCTTCATGGCCTTCTTCCTCAGCTGGGGCGTCTACGCCATCGCAGCATGA